A single Oncorhynchus kisutch isolate 150728-3 linkage group LG19, Okis_V2, whole genome shotgun sequence DNA region contains:
- the nopchap1 gene encoding NOP protein chaperone 1 has product MELHLNKTSSQDLLACGNGGGLHDKLLLKSKGPKAGRSLQTERVPRSSVLDRLQNFLPQMAQANEKLKLQMEQAPDGHYDIERVEESGKVIEMDVSLVELSSSDSDSDRESSQDNDASDSEEESELTEENLKLPGNSQRQKKKVHIQVLEKQED; this is encoded by the exons ATGGAGTTACATTTGAACAAAACAAGCTCACAAGACTTGCTCGCGTGTGGCAACGGAGGAG GTCTTCATGACAAGCTTCTCCTCAAGTCGAAGGGGCCCAAGGCTGGCAGGTCTTTGCAGACCGAGAGGGTCCCAAGAAGTAGTG TTCTGGACAGACTGCAGAACTTCCTGCCCCAGATGGCCCAGGCCAATGAGAAGCTCAAGTTGCAGATGGAGCAGGCACCTGATGGCCACTATGACATCGAGAGGGTGGAGGAGTCTGGAAAGGTCATAGAGATG GATGTGTCGCTGGTGGAGCTCAGTAGTTCGGACAGCGACTCGGACAGAGAGTCTTCACAGGACAACGACGCCAGCGACTCTGAGGAGGAGAGCGAGCTCACAGAGGAGAACCTCAAACTGCCTGGCAACAGCCAGAGGCAGAAAAAGAAGGTTCATATCCAAGTCCTGGAGAAACAAGAGGATTAG